The DNA region GCAAAATAACCAATTTGTCATAATACAGGTTTTTCTGCACTTGGGCCAATTAATTTATAGTGATCCCCTGTCATACGAAAAACCTTAAAACCGAGACGGTTATGTGTTCACTGACGCTGATTGATCCACCCCAAACACTTTATATTGTATCCAGAATGTGCTTTTATTAAAGAAAATAATTATGCTTGTCATTGCGGAAATGCCTTTGGTGAGGATTACCGAACGAAAGCACAGACAATTCGTTAAATATCAAAGTTGAGACTTTCAGGAAGACAGCATCAGTTTTTTAGCATCTTCACTTACCTGCAACTTGAAATGGCAATCACTGTCCTGAGTATGTCCGTGTCCTTAAAACCTACAATAGAAAATGGTAACATTGAAAGATAGGGATGTGAGGGACATCAAGAAGGTGAACATCAAAGAACTGTCAGATTCAATAAACACAAAGAGCAAAACCCAGAAGAACATAATGGATGGTCTAAGGGCATTTATGAACTGGTTACACTATAACGGCATAATTGAAACAGTTCCGCCCTTCCCTTCCATTGAAATAGACGATGCAGATGTTAAATATGCCCTCGATGTTTCTACGCAGATGGAACAACTAAATAAGATACCAGAAATGCACAGGGATATATTTATATTTGAAGCTGATACAGGATTACGTCCAAGCGAGGTATGTGCGTTGAAGGTTAAAGACTTCAGCATTGCACAGGGTGTTGTTTTAATACAGAGAACATTCAGCGGTAAGCATTTAAGAGAAAAAACAAAGCAGAAAAAAAAGAAATTATTGCCCCTTACAGAACGACCCTTAGAAATAGCAACAAAGCACTTACAGGGAAAACACCCTGATGCATTTTTGTTTATCAACCCTATAACGGGTAGGCATTATACCCGACATACTCTGGGAGATTATTGGAACAGGTATGTTGACGTACCTCTTTCGCATTATGACGGCACTCGTCATAGTTTTTGCACTCAACTTGTTGATGCTGATGTGAACCCATTACAAGCGAAAGAACTTATGCGTCACTCATCCCTGAAGTCGACCGAAAATTATTATCATGGCAATATAAATGTACTTAGATTAGCACTAAATAAAAGAGCAAAAATCATATCCCTGAGCATGGATAGAACAGAAATAGAACAGAAGGTTGGCAAGGGTTAACTTATTGAAATTACTATAATAGAATGGCGGAGGGAGTAGGATTTGAACCCTCTCCGATGCCCTATTATCAACGTTTTCCTTTAAGCTTAGAAACGGAAAGGAAACGAGATCATTTAAGTAAATTAGAAATAACGCACAAAAAAAGACAAATAGAAAGCCACCGGGACTCTTTGGCGGGTGTCCGGTGGCCTGTTGAAGGGCTCCACAATCCTGACATGGGGGAAAGGAAGTGGAGACCATGTCAAGTATAACATGCTTTCCCAATCTGTCAACAACCATTTCAGACTCTAAACCATCGATACAAGAAAAAAACAAGGAAACCTTTTCATACCCTTCAAAAAGGCATAGGGGTGAAAAGAGGTCCGTTCCTGTAGTGGACGATCATGATGGTAATAGTTCCCACGCAAGCACTGTGCCGGAGGTTTTTACCTCGGCGCGGGGCTTGCCGGGGGTGAACGCTGCCAACGTTAAGAAGGTCTTTACTTCACTTGATTATAGGAACACTCAAGCAGAACAACGTGAAAAAGCAGAACAACGTGAAAAAGATTATGCAAAATATTTTTCTAAAATAAAGCCTGATGTCGATTTATATAAATTCAAAACTATTCTTTCTGGTGATGTATTAGAGCTTTATGAATATGAAGGTCTTCAAAGAAACAAAAAAGGTAAGGCAAAGAAACACAAAGAAAAAGAAGAAGAAAGCATTGAGGAGAAGACAGAAGAACAAAAACAGGAAATAAGAAAAAAGAGCATATCAAGGGCAAGCAAACATATAAAACGGACTATAAATGCAAATGTGGGTAAATGGGGGCCTGAATTACCTAAGTTTCTTACCCTTACATTCGAGGATCATATAACCGATTTTGAGACAGCTAACTACGAATTTAAAAAGTTTCATCAACGGCTATCGTATCGTATTGGCTATAAGCTCATATATACTGTTGTCGTTCAATTTCAAGATGGAGAAAGAAAGGGAGGTATAGAGGGCGGTCGCGGAGGTGTCATTCATTTTCATGTTGTGCTGTACAATATGCCTTTCATACCTTTCGAAAAACTTAAAGAGTTATGGGGTCAAGGTTTCCCCTTTATTAATGCTATCCATCACGTAGACAATTTGGGGGCCTATGTTGTGGGGTACATGTGTAAAAAACTTGATGATGTGCGTTATGACGGACAAAAGCGGTATTTTTCAAGCCGGGGGCTTCATGAACCGTTAGAGATTAAATCATCACGTCCTATTGACCTTGGAGAATTCACAGAAGATCATAAGGTTTATGAAACGTCCTTTGAGAATGAGTATACAGGCGTTATTCATTACAAACAGTACAACCTTAAAAAGAAGCTTGTATGTAGAAAATGTGAGGTGTTAGGTTCAACATCAATAGAAAAAGATACCTTACGGTTTAACGGCTGCATGTAGGCGGGCGTTTATACCGTTAAAACTTTTTGGGATAAAAACATAAGGATAATTATAAAGGTTTATTTTATTGTTATCCGTTTTTATAAAAGTTTTAATTGTATGCCCGCCGTAATCGAGCCGTTTAAGGTATCTACCTTATAAAAAGGTCTTTATGGTTTCATCGCTTTAATTCGTTTACATACAGGGTATATGGAGAGTTGGAAACGATTTAAAGCGATGTCCGTCCGGATTTTGATAATGATAATTCAACAACAAGTTGGTTAAATAAACAAAAATAATCTCGCGTGTGTTGCACCTACAGACAAATGGCCTGCATGAACGTGAAGGCCAAGAATTGCGCTTTGAAAGTAAATACGCTCATGGGCTCTGAGAATAATCAAATGTGAAGATGTATATGTTGTCCTGCTCACCCACCTTTACTCCCTCAGTTACATAGATGCGCTGTCGTGGTAATTATCTTTTCATGGCCTCATATAAACACTGAATCACGTCTTTACCACTTTTGTAGCAATCAATAATCTCATTTATTGTTAACGTTGGATAACCGCTATGCACATATTTATGCCTACAAGTAATAAGATTTCCATAGTCAGTTGAAATACTAATTCTTGAAGTAGAAAAGACGCTGCTTTCCTTACCCTTTAGCTTCTGATTGAATTTTTTTAAGTATTTATCTCCGAAAAGCTTTACATGTTCGCCTTTTAAATCGTCTATTTTTATCCTTCCATTTAACCTTCTAAAGTGCTTTTCAATTACAGTTCCGAGCACTTTATGTTTTTGTGAAGCAAATTCATTAAATATGTCCTTTATTGCTAACTCATAGACCGTAACACTGCTGACTGATAAGAAACCAGTGTAGTCAGCTGCTATCGCCGGATCGGTAATTGTTCCAATAACCGTTTTCAAATGCGCAATAAGATTATCTGTAGCTACGAATCTATCTGTATAACTCATTATCGGCCAATCAACTTGGTTTTTACATATGCAAATCTATCTTTTACAGTTTTTGCATCTGTTGTACCCAGGCTAGTGTAGTCGACAAAATTTCCGTCAGGTACTAGCTTTTTATACCTATCTCTTACATCACCAGGTATAGAATCTAAATTATTTAAGATTGTGCAGAAAACCGAATCCAGGGCTGATGTATTCAAGGGCCCACGTA from Pseudomonadota bacterium includes:
- a CDS encoding tyrosine-type recombinase/integrase is translated as MNIKELSDSINTKSKTQKNIMDGLRAFMNWLHYNGIIETVPPFPSIEIDDADVKYALDVSTQMEQLNKIPEMHRDIFIFEADTGLRPSEVCALKVKDFSIAQGVVLIQRTFSGKHLREKTKQKKKKLLPLTERPLEIATKHLQGKHPDAFLFINPITGRHYTRHTLGDYWNRYVDVPLSHYDGTRHSFCTQLVDADVNPLQAKELMRHSSLKSTENYYHGNINVLRLALNKRAKIISLSMDRTEIEQKVGKG
- a CDS encoding HEPN domain-containing protein, with translation MSYTDRFVATDNLIAHLKTVIGTITDPAIAADYTGFLSVSSVTVYELAIKDIFNEFASQKHKVLGTVIEKHFRRLNGRIKIDDLKGEHVKLFGDKYLKKFNQKLKGKESSVFSTSRISISTDYGNLITCRHKYVHSGYPTLTINEIIDCYKSGKDVIQCLYEAMKR